One segment of Mycolicibacterium sp. YH-1 DNA contains the following:
- a CDS encoding aldehyde dehydrogenase, with the protein MPASSLTVGLLIDGELIEQSSGGSYEHIYAATGRTNVTVPLAGAAEIDRAVASAWDAQRAWMTLTVDRRRDMLIDLADVVHEHLDELALLNVHDYAVPVAFAGTAHMLEWFLRHFAGYVDKPHGTSSPVNGSFDVNLIEREPYGVVGVITPWNGALAVAASCVAPALAAGNAVVLKPSELAPLAAVRFGELCVEAGLPPGLVNVVPADADGSEALVRHPGVRKIHFTGGDVTARRVLVAAAANLTPVVAELGGKSANVIFEDADLDAAAAMSAHQGPLMQSGQSCACASRVLVQESVYDAFLEKFLGTVGSAKVGDPLDPTVFFGPVITESSAHRILGVIDEAVAQHSGELLLGGKRIGGELAQGYYIEPTVFGNVDNASALAQHETFGPVVSVIRFRDEADALRIANDTPYGLNAFVQTRDLTRAHRFARKLESGSVWVNQMSLISPQGPYGGYKRSGFGRTGGVDGLHEFLQTKNIRIGMG; encoded by the coding sequence ATGCCCGCGTCGTCATTGACAGTCGGCTTGCTGATCGATGGCGAGCTGATCGAGCAGTCCTCCGGCGGCAGCTATGAGCACATCTACGCGGCCACCGGGCGGACCAACGTCACGGTTCCGTTGGCCGGGGCGGCCGAAATCGATCGCGCCGTCGCATCGGCCTGGGACGCGCAGCGGGCGTGGATGACGTTGACGGTGGATCGTCGTCGCGACATGCTGATCGACCTCGCCGACGTCGTGCACGAGCATCTTGACGAGCTGGCGCTGCTCAACGTGCACGACTATGCGGTCCCGGTCGCCTTCGCAGGTACCGCCCACATGCTCGAGTGGTTCCTTCGTCACTTCGCCGGTTACGTCGACAAACCGCACGGCACGAGTTCCCCGGTCAACGGGTCGTTCGACGTGAACCTCATCGAGCGCGAACCGTACGGCGTGGTCGGTGTCATCACTCCGTGGAACGGTGCCCTTGCGGTGGCGGCATCGTGCGTGGCGCCCGCCTTGGCGGCGGGAAACGCGGTGGTGTTGAAGCCCTCGGAACTGGCACCCCTGGCCGCGGTGCGGTTCGGCGAGCTGTGCGTCGAAGCCGGCCTGCCACCCGGACTGGTCAACGTCGTGCCCGCGGATGCCGACGGGAGTGAGGCTCTCGTTCGACATCCGGGAGTCCGCAAGATCCACTTCACCGGTGGTGATGTGACCGCGCGGCGTGTGCTGGTGGCGGCCGCCGCCAACCTGACCCCGGTAGTGGCCGAACTGGGCGGCAAGTCCGCCAACGTCATCTTCGAGGACGCCGATCTCGATGCGGCGGCCGCGATGTCGGCCCATCAGGGTCCACTGATGCAGTCCGGCCAGAGCTGCGCCTGCGCGAGTCGTGTGCTGGTGCAGGAGTCGGTGTACGACGCGTTTCTCGAGAAGTTCCTCGGCACGGTGGGTTCGGCAAAGGTGGGTGACCCCCTCGACCCAACCGTGTTCTTCGGGCCGGTCATCACCGAGTCGTCGGCACACCGGATCCTCGGCGTCATCGATGAAGCCGTCGCGCAACACTCAGGTGAACTGCTCCTGGGTGGCAAGCGGATCGGCGGCGAACTCGCCCAGGGCTACTACATCGAGCCGACCGTGTTCGGCAACGTCGACAACGCATCCGCGCTCGCCCAACACGAGACCTTCGGTCCGGTCGTCTCGGTCATCAGATTTCGCGACGAAGCCGATGCGCTGCGTATCGCCAACGACACCCCGTATGGACTCAACGCCTTCGTGCAGACCCGCGACCTCACCCGCGCGCACCGCTTCGCGCGCAAATTGGAGTCAGGGTCGGTGTGGGTCAACCAGATGAGTCTCATCTCCCCGCAGGGACCCTACGGCGGCTACAAGCGGAGCGGATTCGGGCGCACGGGCGGCGTCGACGGGCTACACGAGTTCCTGCAGACCAAGAACATTCGCATCGGTATGGGCTGA